One window of the Candidatus Eisenbacteria bacterium genome contains the following:
- a CDS encoding branched-chain amino acid ABC transporter permease codes for MSEFLQQLVNGITWGSVYALIALGYTMVYGILRLINFAHGDIYMLGAFAAFYASRWIGAGTDPNPAKALLVFVIAMAACGAAGFLIERFAYKPVRKSSRLSALITAIGVSLLLENGGVLVFGAAPRFFPQIVTPHNISLGMGVNITNQQLIILAVSVLLMAALRFIVINTRVGKAMRAVSYNHTAAALMGISVDRIITFTFVLGSMLAAAAGMLVALQNPRIEPYMGIMPGLKAFVAAVLGGIGNIPGAVLGGLVMGIAEVMVVGYVSPTYRDAIAFVLLIIILLVRPAGLLGKHVAEKV; via the coding sequence GTGAGCGAGTTCCTCCAGCAGCTCGTCAACGGCATCACGTGGGGCAGCGTCTACGCGCTGATCGCGCTCGGCTACACGATGGTGTACGGCATCCTGCGCCTCATCAATTTCGCGCACGGTGACATCTACATGCTGGGGGCGTTCGCGGCCTTCTACGCCTCGCGCTGGATCGGCGCGGGCACCGATCCGAATCCGGCCAAGGCACTGCTGGTGTTCGTGATCGCGATGGCGGCGTGTGGGGCGGCGGGCTTCCTGATCGAGCGCTTCGCCTACAAGCCGGTGCGCAAGTCCTCGCGGCTCTCGGCGCTCATCACCGCGATCGGAGTCTCGCTGCTGCTCGAGAACGGCGGAGTGCTGGTGTTCGGCGCCGCCCCGCGGTTCTTCCCGCAGATCGTGACGCCGCACAACATCTCGCTGGGCATGGGCGTCAACATCACGAATCAGCAGCTCATCATCCTCGCGGTCTCGGTGCTGCTGATGGCGGCGCTGCGCTTCATCGTGATCAACACCCGGGTCGGCAAGGCGATGCGGGCGGTGTCCTACAACCACACCGCCGCCGCGCTGATGGGTATCTCGGTCGACCGCATCATCACCTTCACGTTCGTGCTCGGTTCGATGCTCGCTGCCGCCGCCGGCATGTTGGTCGCTCTGCAGAACCCCCGCATCGAGCCGTACATGGGGATCATGCCGGGCCTCAAGGCATTCGTCGCCGCGGTGCTGGGTGGGATCGGCAACATTCCGGGTGCGGTGCTGGGCGGGCTGGTGATGGGAATCGCCGAAGTCATGGTGGTCGGCTACGTCTCGCCGACCTATCGCGACGCGATCGCGTTCGTGCTGCTCATCATCATCCTGCTGGTGCGTCCCGCCGGCCTGCTCGGCAAGCACGTGGCCGAGAAGGTGTGA